The following are encoded in a window of Vibrio azureus genomic DNA:
- a CDS encoding DUF3612 domain-containing protein, with translation MPISKSLIRQSHFLGTKIRNLRKNNHLTMEDLSARCVRVNAEYAPSVSYLSMIERGKRVPSFDMLAVIAEVFQKDPTWFLDDEPELDAITPNKGNRGGIRGMALEPSFLFSNDILQIAIPEMLSQAGITGRQFAHLLIRAHQENHQNHFPDLERAAEEIGLKQLNLSVEDLIDTAKRLGLTIRWIERAPEDVVDELGVSAKQVVTSFMEPPGTIYLNKRMRDYPTRLKYDLAVYIGHRILHSHDAMNSLLSIGHQNNWEQDGALISNSELNSQDILQAWRDFESSFFAGALLCPKVPFRQLLDRSGYEISVHQKAGVSPSVAMRRMTVVSPYPHWHYFDAYGPGKLKAVYRGNGIPLPWGNMRKVNDPCQHWAVFRRLAKPLADSSAQISILNVGKEPRIYCCESINVQDPAGNNRVLCAGIDLNPAIAAQGGDAAAIAEELKALCISTGSANIPPHIKKDLTTIAKILNINWIERGIQSQARLICSRGAVCPRQPSCYEKCGD, from the coding sequence CGTAACCTAAGAAAGAATAATCATTTAACCATGGAGGATCTTTCTGCAAGGTGTGTACGTGTGAATGCTGAATATGCACCATCCGTATCCTATCTCTCAATGATCGAGCGTGGTAAAAGGGTCCCTAGCTTTGATATGTTGGCAGTCATCGCCGAAGTTTTCCAAAAAGATCCCACTTGGTTTTTAGATGATGAACCAGAATTAGACGCGATTACGCCTAACAAAGGTAATCGTGGTGGCATTAGAGGAATGGCACTCGAGCCCAGCTTTTTATTTTCCAACGATATCTTACAAATTGCGATTCCTGAAATGCTCTCTCAAGCAGGAATTACTGGTCGTCAATTTGCTCATCTACTTATTCGAGCTCATCAGGAAAATCATCAAAATCACTTCCCAGATCTCGAGCGAGCGGCTGAAGAAATTGGCCTAAAACAATTGAACCTTTCTGTTGAAGACTTAATTGATACAGCTAAACGCTTAGGGCTCACAATACGATGGATAGAGCGAGCGCCTGAAGACGTTGTTGATGAACTTGGTGTAAGTGCAAAGCAAGTCGTGACGTCTTTTATGGAGCCACCGGGAACGATTTATCTCAACAAGCGAATGCGTGATTATCCGACTCGGTTAAAATATGATTTGGCTGTTTATATTGGCCATCGGATTCTTCACAGTCATGATGCAATGAATAGCCTGCTCTCAATCGGCCATCAAAATAATTGGGAGCAAGATGGCGCTCTTATTTCAAACTCGGAATTAAATTCACAGGATATCCTCCAAGCTTGGCGCGATTTTGAGTCCAGTTTTTTCGCTGGAGCACTGCTATGCCCTAAAGTTCCTTTCCGCCAATTGCTTGACCGTTCCGGTTATGAAATTAGCGTTCATCAAAAAGCGGGCGTCTCTCCTTCTGTTGCCATGCGCCGCATGACCGTTGTTTCCCCTTACCCACACTGGCATTATTTTGATGCCTACGGGCCAGGAAAACTAAAAGCGGTGTATCGTGGAAATGGTATACCGCTGCCTTGGGGAAATATGCGTAAGGTCAATGACCCTTGCCAGCATTGGGCAGTCTTTCGTCGCTTAGCAAAACCTTTGGCAGATAGCTCTGCTCAAATATCGATTCTCAATGTGGGTAAGGAACCAAGAATCTATTGCTGTGAATCGATTAACGTCCAAGATCCTGCAGGAAATAATCGTGTTCTGTGTGCAGGAATCGATCTTAATCCCGCAATCGCCGCTCAAGGTGGAGACGCAGCTGCGATTGCTGAAGAACTCAAAGCGCTATGCATATCCACGGGCAGCGCCAACATACCGCCACACATTAAAAAAGATCTCACAACAATTGCAAAAATTCTGAACATCAATTGGATTGAACGAGGGATCCAAAGCCAAGCAAGGTTGATTTGTTCGAGAGGTGCGGTGTGTCCAAGACAACCAAGTTGCTATGAAAAATGCGGTGATTAA